The DNA sequence CTCATTGCTGTCTCTATGTTGGCCTACATCGGGCTGTTCTCTTCCCTCATCGTTTGGTTTTATATTTACCCGATTAACTGGCACTGGCTGGAGCATCTCACCTGCCTACCTTTTACGAGCAAGTTCTGTGAAAAGTACGACATAGACCATAACATTGACAATGTGGTGCACTAGTCTCTAGGCTACTGATGATGTGACTCGGCTACTGATTTACTATATTCTTGCCAATGATCGGGTCAGCTGTTTCCAAGTCAACTCGGTGGCTTTAAGAATGTGGCATCGTATTTTTTATTATTCGCTCATCAAAGAACCTGATCAAAGTCCATTTGCATAGAACTGAATCAGTCTCTTCTCAGCCTGCTGACTTGTTCACTTCCATAAAACTTTACTCAACCTTTTTAATCCTCAGTCAAGTCTGGCACTACTTAGCATGTTAATTTGCTAATGGGCTCCTTGGAATCGGAGGACAGGAAAAGATACTCAGGACGTCAAATCTGCATAGAGCTGGGTGGACCTAAAAGAAGCATCTGCAGAGCGAGAGACTGTCTGGTTCCTTCAGTTCAAAGTCACATCAATCTAAAGAAGCCAAATGAATCACCTCTGGCCTACGATCTTGTTTCCCTTTAACTCTATGGATGACAAACAGCTAAAATGAAAAGGAAGACTGATGCCATGGTGGGTCATTGGGTATCTTGTGGCCCATTGAACTAAGATACATCTGATGCCTCCTGCCACTAATTCATGTTTTCAAGGGGTTAAGCACTACAAACGCTGTCATTTAGTTCTGCTGCTTCAATATGTTTTAACAGTCGTGAAATGCTTTCTgagttaaaatcttttttttttttatctttgctcttttgtaTGTATGCACATGCCATGTCGCTATTATTTGGAGCAAAGGGAATGTTGTACAAAAGGTAACAATGTGTTCCAAGTATTAACTGTGCAGTTGGAATAGTTAAAATGAAATATCAGTGGTCAACTAAGGTAAGATTTCTATCAAGAACCACTAGTTGCCTTACACAGACTATGCCATTTTACAAAGATGCCTCATTTAACTTAAGTAAACTGCTCATAATCAACTTACTGAATACTGATTAACACCTTTCTGACTCGAAACCTACCAAAGCAACTACACATGCTGCTTATGTATGCATGTTGTTCTTCACAATCACTTAGTTTTCTGTACGTCGCTGCCACAAAAACTCTCAATTCTCAGTCAAGCTCTAATTATGTCTCATATTTGTCCGCTAACACAGCGGTGCCAAAACCATTTTGTTGATTTACTCTAAAAAATAATGGAACCTGgaataaatattatttattatctATACAGCCGTTTTGTTAGATCAAAGTAAgttttgtactgtattttttgacTCCGTAAAAGCAAACTATCATAGAATCACAAGATGTCATTTATGTTTCACCTGAGCCAGACATAGGATTTTCCTCAAACCGGCACATTCAGACTAAACTTGGACAAAGTCTTGTCCCCTACATATACTCTTCTCCCACACATTTCTAATTGTCTGGACGCTAGCAGCCAATTGCTTGGGTTGTGGTCCACAGTAGATTGTTGCTGTTGTGGTGGGTCCCTGACAATGTGATTAGTGTTTTTAAGAAGTCGTAACACCTGAAGTGAAAGATTTCTCCCATGAGTTCCTGGCTTTTGTCTTAGATggagtttgttgttgtgtgtgattCTGACATGTGTTGAACTCAGCTGTTAGGAACGCCACCGTCATGACTGTTGTTTGGAGGATTATATGAGTTAAGTGAGTTATGAGCTTATGTGAGTTTGTATGTGGGGCTGACCCACTGATCATCTTGTGGAGTTGTTAAATACAGAATAGGTTGTATGTTGGACAATTCAAATGTTTGAATCAGTTGCAACACCACTGTATTGAGATTGTAAAGGCCATCTGTTTAAAACAGGAATCTGCCTTCATACTGTATAGTAAGACATCCACCTCTTTTTAGGAAACCTCTTTACTGTGCCTTTCAACATGTGAGTGTTTGATCTAAACCGCAACAACCCACATCTTCAGTCATGACTGCATGCAGCAGTTCCACTGCTGTGTTTGCATCGGGACCAAATAATTTCACCCTTTTCTATTTATTGGTATACAAAGGGAATGTTTAAAATGAATTTTAGTACATGGACAAGGTACTGTTCTGTTTTGCTTCAGTTTTATATGTGAAATTCTGTGTGTTAATGCAGTCATGTCAAAATAAATGCCACTCTAGTAATATTGAAGGTTATGTGTGTCAGAGAGAAGTTTAATTTCCTGTTAATACCAAGAGCCACTGAACACTGAGTTTTTATTTGGCATCACAACTATAATCTATAATTTCACTCTATTTTCTGTACATTTGGCGCTACACCAGTGAGAGCTTTGTCCCTAAAAGAGAACTatctaaaaaagattttttacattaaagagaGAATAACTGCAAATTATATTTTCGTGGATCTAAATTAATGTACATTTAACATGCACAAATTCCTGTAACGGACCAATTCAAATCATGCAATATCAAAAagctactaaatggaccttgCGCTAAAATTGTTCTCTCGacaactttcaaaataaaaagaccTCAAAGCAGACATGCTAGAAAATATAACCTTTattatttgaaaaacaaaacattgtaaaaaacaaaacaaaagattaTCTTGATTCATGGCTTTGGTAGGCAGAGGTGGTGATTGTCTACAAGGGGAAAGGTTAGAGGATACTATCAAGGATAATTTTTGAAAGCACATATATTTAGGAAAATATTTATATACTAAATATACTTATTGATGATTTCATGTGTAAAGTACATACAACAGTCCCtgatggagacagacagggCCACTCAAATCTTAATATAAAACAGATAAGCATGTTCAAGTTAATGACTTATTATAGGATTGATTGCTGATATCCCTTTGTATTTTCATTCCATATTTATTTTAGGATTAGCGATTACTTTGGCATATTATTTATAGTCGTACCCTCATCATCATTAGTTACAAAGTGAAACAAAAATCGTAATCTTCTAATGCTGCTGTGAAAGGCAGGCTGTTTATACAAAACTATACAGGATGAATGCATTAATAATGGGCAGATACTACTTTTATTGACTGAAGAAATGTCCTTTTTGGCTTCATAGCCAGAAACGATGTTAGATtggttaaataataaatataaaaaagagggcaaagaaagaaacaaggcAGCTGGGTTCTATTGAATACAATAgttcatttttcaaaataaaaatgttttatacaaaataaaatggttTTATACAAAAGTAAAATTGGAATAACTGCTTACATTCTTTAGGATCTCTCATTAAACTACAGATCAATATATTTGTAGTTTTCAACCACTTTTACAAACAGCTGTTGTTGGCAGCTGGATGGCAGCTCTTTGTTCtcgtctgtctttctgtctcacaGTCAGAACACACACCTCGCCGCCTGCTGAACCAGTCTCACTCGCGTACGACATAGCTGCTCAGACGTCCCCGAATTCTTTTTCCAAGAGGGGAGTCCCACCACTACTGATAGCCAGGGGAAATCCTCATTAAACCCCTCTGTCCTCAACAACCACTGTTACGACGCATGAAGGCGTGGCCCCTGACTGGGTACAACATCTCGATGAAGGCGAGGGGGCCCACCGTGATCTCACTGGGGCCCCGCACCTTGAAACCTGACTTCCGGTAGAAGGGTACCAGGAAGTCTTCACACATGAGCACGGCGCGGCGGACGTAGGGCAGACAGCGGAGGTACTGCAGGTAGCGCCACATCAGGATGGAGCCTTTGCCCTGTTGGCGGAAGGTCCGGTGGACAGCTAGGACGTGGATGTGGACGGTGCTCCCATGAGGCTTATGGAGAGTAAGGGCATCCTGGGAAACAGAGAGGGAAGGGAGATATGTAAGAACGGGGTAAATGCTGAATCGTTGAGAAAGCTGTTGGGCTTCGGGTGGCAAGTTTTACCTATAAATACTTGATACCAAAGagacaaacaaattaaaaagtccatGTTGAGTGAGTCCAGCTTTCTCTGCTGTTTGGGAGACGGCCTTAAAGCCATACAGTGTAGCTTTTGAAATAAGAAATAATACATTCTTCTTACAAGAGAAAAACTGAATTCTTAAGCATTAAAATGCACCTTTCAGCTCAATTCAACACTCCGTTTTAATGCTACAGCATCACTTgatctggtatgaccagtagcttatggtggctaatgttaacTAACTTTTGCTGATTATGTTACTGACATTACTGAGGAA is a window from the Perca fluviatilis chromosome 1, GENO_Pfluv_1.0, whole genome shotgun sequence genome containing:
- the aanat1 gene encoding serotonin N-acetyltransferase → MSVLSAVPFMRPLHMRSPASQGRRHTLPASEFRSLSPEDAISVFEIEREAFISVSGECPLHLDEVRHFLTLCPELSLGWFEEGRLVAFIIGSLWDQERLTTDALTLHKPHGSTVHIHVLAVHRTFRQQGKGSILMWRYLQYLRCLPYVRRAVLMCEDFLVPFYRKSGFKVRGPSEITVGPLAFIEMLYPVRGHAFMRRNSGC